A region of the Pseudarthrobacter sp. MM222 genome:
CGGGCGATTGTGAACGCGTCGGTGAAGGTGTAGTCCTTGGCCGGAACGAACCTGGCGGAAAGCTTGTCGGCTGTGACCGTCACGTCCAGGGTGCCGAAGGCCGGATTCTTGTTCCCGCCGGACCAGGTGGCGAAATATCCGGCCTCCGGGTCGTTGTCGTTGACGTCGTAGAAGCTCTCCCCACCTACTCCCACGGTGGTGAAGACCGTTCCGGCGCCCTTGACCATGGTGGCGTCCGGGTCTGTGATGCAGCCGGGCACCACGGCGTCGGGGACCAGAGCGGGACAGGCGGGTCCGGTCCCGAGCTGGTGGGTGCGTTGGTAAATGTGGTCATGCCCGGTCAATACCAGGTCCACCTTCTTCGCGAGCAGCATGCTTGCGAAGTCCTGGCCGACCTTGCAGTCGTACTGGCCCACGCTCAGGCACGGGGCGTGCATGCCGACGACAGTCCAGGGGATGTTCGCCGTCCTGGCCCCGTCGATGGCATTCGCGGTCCAATTCCAGCGTTCGCTCCCGCTTGAGAAGTCCAGGTGTTGCTCGTTCTGGAAGTCGATGCCGGGAGATACCATGACAAACCGCACCAGGGGGTCCTGCTGCGGGACGTCCACGTACCACTGCGTTCCGTAGTCCCCCTGAATTCCGGGCAGCCTGTTGGGCAGGCACTGGACGAATTTTGCGATGTCACCGTCGCTGCGGTCGCTTTCGTGGTTGCCGGTGAGAAGCTCATAGGGGAAGTCGGAGCCCAGTTTCTCCTTGACCATGTCGCAGAACCGGTCCTCGATCCCGGCCCTGTAGGAGAAGTCGCCGAGGGCGAGGTTGAACTGGGGCCGGAGATCGGCGATGGTGTCCAGCACCTGCCTGGATTCTTTCCGGA
Encoded here:
- a CDS encoding metallophosphoesterase, which translates into the protein MKNSALRGTGTILSAALASLALMLAGCALDSPAPSPPPGSSAAPGSSEPTLSASSTPAAAVHFTAQADIGVRKESRQVLDTIADLRPQFNLALGDFSYRAGIEDRFCDMVKEKLGSDFPYELLTGNHESDRSDGDIAKFVQCLPNRLPGIQGDYGTQWYVDVPQQDPLVRFVMVSPGIDFQNEQHLDFSSGSERWNWTANAIDGARTANIPWTVVGMHAPCLSVGQYDCKVGQDFASMLLAKKVDLVLTGHDHIYQRTHQLGTGPACPALVPDAVVPGCITDPDATMVKGAGTVFTTVGVGGESFYDVNDNDPEAGYFATWSGGNKNPAFGTLDVTVTADKLSARFVPAKDYTFTDAFTIAR